From the Musa acuminata AAA Group cultivar baxijiao chromosome BXJ1-2, Cavendish_Baxijiao_AAA, whole genome shotgun sequence genome, one window contains:
- the LOC103976122 gene encoding reticulon-like protein B9 → MSSGQKKLFGRERPLRDVLGGGKVAGIVLWRDKRLSAAILVAVTVVWLLFEVMEYNLLPLLCHISIAAMLLVFIWSNGAALLDLTPPKIPELILSEQAFRKGALLFHSYLSHSLSILHGIAGGNDLRLFLLTIISLWIISAIGNCCSSINLLFFVLLCALTLPALYERYEREVDHAAAMGIDGLQQLFKKANSKVLEKIPRGPAKANKSN, encoded by the exons ATGTCTTCGGGCCAAAAGAAGCTCTTTGGCAGGGAAAGACCTCTTCGTGATGTTTTAGGTGGAGGAAAAG TTGCTGGTATCGTCCTATGGAGAGACAAACGCTTGTCTGCAGCTATACTCGTTGCGGTCACTGTTGTGTGGCTGCTCTTCGAGGTCATGGAGTACAATCTCCTGCCACTTCTTTGCCACATCTCGATAGCAGCAATGCTTCTCGTCTTCATATGGTCCAATGGTGCAGCTCTGCTTGACCT GACACCTCCGAAGATCCCTGAGCTCATCTTATCTGAGCAAGCCTTCAGGAAAGGGGCACTGCTCTTCCATTCCTATCTCAGTCACAGCCTCTCCATACTCCATGGTATTGCAGGTGGCAATGATCTCAGACTGTTCCTCTTG ACAATCATCTCTCTCTGGATCATCTCGGCGATAGGAAACTGCTGCAGCTCCATAAATCTCCTATTTTTCG TTCTTCTTTGCGCGCTGACTCTGCCGGCTTTGTACGAGCGATATGAACGTGAAGTGGATCATGCAGCCGCCATGGGAATTGACGGCCTCCAGCAGCTGTTCAAGAAAGCCAATTCGAAGGTCCTCGAGAAAATTCCCAGAGGACCGGCCAAGGCAAACAAATCCAACTGA
- the LOC135611591 gene encoding transcription factor PHYTOCHROME INTERACTING FACTOR-LIKE 15-like, producing MRQSTMNRSPPFRSHAGAGGDDDTMAVRRPPSVIAASEMDFFSEFFGPLSPASGAHCAPHPVLAARVNVGVGVSDAADSSEDVEKESSSGMKSIPAVANDTPGCPSEEVDARSKPPRKRKRNRTSEMHNLTERRRRERIKEKLKALQELIPNSHKLHRASLLEEAIGYIKSLQQQLQIMSGGGIYPAPFVSPPAMPCPRMPHFSPFPASGLNLGMNMGIGMGVPGMASSTGLSPPSSSFPATSLVPMAAVSPISHFQSPMAMHYWPYNASQELPTLAPSTAVCSQALQAELFHSINQSEPSSAAVNGATQAMAPVSLS from the exons ATGCGGCAGAGCACCATGAACCGTAGCCCACCGTTTAGGAGCCACGCCGGCGCCGGCGGAGACGACGACACCATGGCCGTCCGCCGGCCCCCGAGCGTTATTGCAGCTTCGGAGATGGACTTCTTCTCGGAGTTCTTCGGCCCGCTCTCTCCGGCGAGCGGGGCTCACTGTGCACCTCACCCTGTTCTCGCTGCCAGAGTCAACGTCGGCGTCGGGGTCAGCGACGCTGCCGACAGCTCGGAGGACGTCGAGAAGGAGAGTTCCAGCGGCATGAAGAGCATCCCTGCCGTCGCAAACGACACTCCCGGCTGTCCCAGCGAA GAGGTGGATGCGAGGAGCAAGCCGCCGCGGAAACGGAAACGAAACCGCACGTCGGAGATGCATAATCTCACCGAGAGA aggaggagagagaggatAAAGGAGAAGCTGAAGGCACTGCAAGAACTCATACCCAATTCACATAAA CTGCATAGAGCATCTCTGCTAGAAGAGGCCATTGGGTACATCAAATCCCTGCAACAGCAACTACAA ATCATGTCAGGGGGTGGCATATATCCTGCTCCATTTGTGTCTCCTCCTGCAATGCCCTGCCCGAGAATGCCTCATTTCTCTCCCTTCCCCGCCTCCGGACTCAACCTCGGCATGAACATGGGCATCGGGATGGGAGTACCCGGCATGGCTTCTTCCACAGGCTTGTCTCCGCCTTCCTCTTCGTTTCCAGCAACCAGCTTGGTGCCAATGGCCGCAGTCAGCCCCATCTCACATTTCCAATCACCAATGGCGATGCATTACTGGCCGTACAACGCATCACAGGAGCTTCCAACTTTGGCACCATCAACCGCTGTTTGTAGCCAGGCTTTGCAGGCTGAACTCTTCCACTCCATTAACCAATCTGAGCCAAGCAGTGCGGCGGTCAACGGAGCTACGCAGGCAATGGCTCCTGTCTCCCTCTCTTGA
- the LOC103976121 gene encoding uncharacterized protein LOC103976121 — protein sequence MDTVAAAGAGTGGLRFVDSVDSSPRSRGGDSLDEAPFSSSDATAGGRLRLMCSYGGRIVPRPTDKSLCYLGGETRIVVVDRHSSLADLSTMFSRNLHGGRAFSLKYQLPNEDLDSLISVATDEDLDNMVEEYDRILASSAAGTGGSTRSSRLRLFLFPSKTETSPTSSIGSLLDDSKSETWFVDALNSAMNGMGINGLAHGLSSDSASVNCLLGLEDDASVYSVGGGAAIAASGRGGDPSERPEQLVLSLLDSSGKHARHGQDVQSVPDSPMLDTASSFGSASSAPSLSNLPPILVRPDDRPPDLGITGLEGHFAQMNLSAAAAAAGGQRLDNEFKESSYSPQLQLQPPPPISLLASSASTSTISPTENPSRAFSSDDEKSDHGSIQKPLPPPQSSKPNKVESPISDSGSRTTYSNATLDPKRELAAVSSIPNHHVVTSATDAAGYQLASTQLEQFQQQQFYPQLHHHHHQQQQHQYIPANSHYIHHPATGVVIPVPSYFPIAAHTIQQSPQVHPYDPHLPLYYYPVHQTPPINLADANSIPSGAKPPMPVPQVLPKADQIPTYAGMGYHVVQHHQIAHSPASMSNYGYQFAADHSQPQMYYSQATPPPALAPADAKATRAS from the exons ATGGACACAGTGGCTGCCGCCGGCGCCGGCACTGGCGGCCTCCGTTTTGTAGACTCCGTCGACTCATCCCCCCGCTCCCGTGGCGGCGATTCCTTGGACGAGGCACCCTTTTCCTCCTCCGATGCCACCGCCGGCGGGCGCCTCCGCCTCATGTGCAGCTACGGCGGCCGCATCGTCCCCCGGCCCACCGACAAGTCTCTCTGCTACCTTGGCGGCGAGACGCGCATCGTCGTCGTCGACCGCCACTCCTCCCTCGCCGACCTGTCCACCATGTTCTCCCGCAACCTCCATGGCGGCCGTGCCTTCTCCCTCAAGTACCAGCTCCCCAACGAGGACCTCGACTCGCTCATTTCCGTCGCCACCGACGAGGACCTCGACAACATGGTCGAAGAGTACGACCGCATCCTTGCATCATCCGCCGCCGGCACCGGCGGCTCCACCCGCTCCTCTCGCCTCCGCCTCTTCCTGTTCCCCTCTAAGACTGAGACGTCTCCAACGTCCTCGATCGGGTCGCTCCTGGATGACTCCAAGTCAGAGACTTGGTTCGTGGACGCGCTCAATAGCGCCATGAACGGGATGGGGATCAACGGCCTCGCCCACGGCCTCTCCTCCGACTCCGCCTCGGTCAACTGCCTCCTCGGCCTCGAGGATGACGCCTCCGTCTACTCCGTAGGCGGCGGCGCCGCAATCGCCGCCTCAGGACGCGGAGGAGACCCCTCGGAGCGGCCTGAGCAGCTCGTCCTCTCTCTCCTGGACTCGTCCGGCAAGCACGCTCGCCACGGTCAGGACGTTCAGTCCGTCCCGGACTCACCGATGCTCGACACGGCTTCCTCCTTCGGATCGGCCTCCTCCGCGCCTTCCCTGTCCAATCTCCCGCCCATCCTCGTCCGACCCGATGACCGCCCACCCGATCTCGGTATCACCGGCCTCGAGGGCCACTTCGCCCAGATGAACCTCTCCGCCGCAGCCGCTGCTGCAGGCGGACAGAGGCTGGACAATGAATTCAAGGAATCATCGTACAGTCCCCAACTCCAACTCCAACCCCCTCCACCGATATCCCTTTTGGCTTCCTCAGCGTCCACCTCGACCATCTCCCCCACCGAAAACCCCAGCAGAGCATTCTCCTCCGATGACGAGAAGTCCGACCATGGCAGCATCCAGAAGCCGCTCCCGCCGCCGCAGTCTTCGAAACCAAACAAGGTCGAATCCCCAATCTCCGACTCAGGATCAAG AACAACATACTCAAATGCCACCCTCGATCCAAAGCGGGAACTCGCGGCGGTCTCTTCGATTCCGAACCACCACGTTGTGACTTCAGCCACAGATGCTGCGGGCTACCAATTGGCTTCAACTCAGCTGGAGCAATTCCAACAGCAACAGTTCTATCCCcagcttcatcatcatcatcatcagcagcagcagcatcagtaCATTCCGGCGAATTCCCATTACATCCACCACCCTGCAACCGGCGTAGTGATCCCCGTCCCCTCTTACTTCCCTATTGCTGCCCACACAATTCAGCAATCTCCGCAAGTTCACCCCTACGATCCCCATCTTCCCCTGTACTACTATCCCGTTCATCAGACTCCGCCGATCAATTTGGCAGATGCCAATTCGATACCTTCGGGGGCAAAACCCCCCATGCCGGTACCTCAAGTCCTCCCCAAGGCTGACCAAATTCCCACCTATGCCGGAATGGGGTATCATGTCGTGCAGCACCACCAAATTGCTCACTCCCCTGCATCGATGTCTAACTACGGCTATCAATTTGCTGCTGATCATTCCCAGCCTCAGATGTACTACTCACAGGCTACTCCACCGCCGGCATTGGCTCCAGCTGATGCCAAGGCAACCAGAGCATCATGA
- the LOC135599133 gene encoding J domain-containing protein spf31-like produces MAAVTEEDLLLRSFMAEVSGVERDNEVARILSCFKLNPFEHLNLSFDSSVDDVKKQYRKLSLLVHPDKCKHPQAKEAFAALAKAQQLLLDLQEREYILSQVNAAKEELRLKRKKELKKDNASKLKAMVDEGKFEQQYEQSEEFKQQLKIRVREILTEQEWRRRKMQMRISEEEGRLKKEEEETKEMWKRKREHEEQWEETRDQRVSSWRDFMKTGKKGKKGEIRPPKLKTEDPNKSYVQRPVKRG; encoded by the exons ATGGCTGCGGTGACGGAGGAGGATCTGCTGCTTAGGAGCTTCATGGCCGAGGTTAGCGGGGTCGAGAGGGACAACGAGGTGGCCAG GATACTTTCATGCTTCAAGTTGAATCCGTTTGAGCATCTGAACTTATCCTTTGATTCATCAGTTGATGATGTGAAGAAGCAATATAGAAAG TTGTCCTTGCTGGTTCACCCGGACAAATGCAAGCATCCACAAGCAAAGGAGGCTTTTGCAG CATTAGCAAAAGCACAGCAGTTACTCCTTGATCTACAGGAAAGGGAATATATTCTCAGTCAAGTTAATGCTGCCAAAG AAGAGCTTAGGTTAAAGAGGAAGAAAGAGTTGAAGAAAGACAATGCCTCTAAATTAAAAGCAATGGTAGATGAG GGAAAATTTGAGCAGCAGTACGAGCAATCAGAAGAATTCAAGCAGCAGTTAAAAATTAGAGTGCGTGAAATTTTAACTGAACAGGAGTGGCGTCGGAGGAAAATGCAAATGCGG ATatcagaagaggaaggaagattaaagaaggaagaagaagaaacgaaAGAGATGTGGAAAAGAAAGCGTGAGCATGAGGAACAGTGGGAGGAAACAAGAGATCAACGG GTTTCCAGCTGGAGAGATTTCATGAAGACCGGAAAGAAG GGCAAAAAAGGTGAGATACGGCCACCAAAGCTCAAAACAGAAGATCCAAATAAGTCCTACGTTCAAAGGCCTGTGAAGAGAGGGTGA
- the LOC135599140 gene encoding oxysterol-binding protein-related protein 1C-like isoform X1: protein MAPSPPPAAAIREGHHHHHHHNGCRWPSLPLGASASDNGRPRRRRLLILPPSEPSSPCCSSARDSRFRGDLRLNDIVRNGVSGVLHKWVNYGRGWRLRWFVLQDGVLSYYKIHGPDRIELAPDDELSSKVIGEESFRRISRRKKGHPHLPRRPVGEIHLKVSSIRESRSDERRFSIFSGTKRLHLRADTRENRLVWVEALQAVKDMFPRISNSELMAPMDNVIVSTEKLRQRLLEEGLSEAAIQDSEQIMRSEFASLQNQVVLLKQKQILLLDTLRQLETEKVDLENTLIDENHKRSRECESTSVPENGKFSGACSPEVSPSESDYDNGRHDPVEEEIDEEDNTFFDTKDFLSSSSFKSSRSDFPKFQIDSDDDSGSSVDGTDSSMKSVRTKYTYVRRRKKLPDPVEKEKGVSLWSMIKDNIGKDLTKVCLPVYFNEPLSSLQKCFEDLEYSYLIDQAYECGKKGDGLMRILNVAAFAVSGYASTEGRSCKPFNPLLGETYEAEYPEKGLKFFAEKVSHHPMIVACHCEGNGWKFWGDSNLRSKFWGRSIQLDPVGILSVEFDDGEVFQWNKVTTSIYNLILGKLYCDHYGTMRIQGNGEYSCKLKFKEQSIIDRNPHQVQGVVLDRSGKTVATLIGKWDDSMHYMVGDVSGKGNRAESFSEAQLLWKRSKPSKHPTRYNLTRFAITLNELTPGLKEKLPPTDSRLRPDQRCLENGEYEIANSEKLRLEQRQRQARKMQETGWKPRWFAKDKASGTYRYLGGYWETRGKGSWDGCPDIFGQIPSNHLIE, encoded by the exons ATGGCTCCTTCCCCTCCGCCTGCGGCCGCCATTCGTGAAGggcaccaccatcaccaccaccacaacgGATGCCGATGGCCCTCGTTGCCCCTTGGCGCGTCCGCCAGCGACAACGGGCGCCCACGCCGACGCCGCCTTCTCATCCTCCCGCCGTCCGAACCGTCGTCCCCTTGCTGCTCCTCCGCCCGCGATTCCCGCTTCCGCGGCGACCTTCGGCTCAATGACATCGTCCGGAACGGCGTCTCCGGCGTCCTCCACAAGTGGGTCAACTACGGAAGGGGGTGGCGCCTCCGGTGGTTCGTCCTCCAGGACGGCGTCCTGTCCTACTACAAGATCCATGGCCCCGACCGCATCGAGCTCGCGCCGGATGACGAATTGTCCTCCAAGGTCATAGGCGAGGAGTCCTTCCGTCGGATCTCGCGCCGGAAGAAGGGCCATCCCCATCTCCCTCGCAGGCCCGTCGGCGAAATCCACCTGAAG GTCTCATCGATTAGGGAGAGTCGATCGGACGAGAGAAGGTTCTCCATCTTTTCAGGTACGAAGAGGCTTCATTTGAGGGCGGATACGAGGGAGAACCGGCTGGTGTGGGTGGAGGCGCTGCAGGCGGTGAAGGATATGTTCCCTAGGATCTCCAACAGCGAGCTGATGGCGCCGATGGATAATGTGATTGTCTCCACGGAAAAGCTGAGGCAGAGGCTGCTGGAGGAGGGGTTGAGTGAGGCTGCGATACAGGACAGCGAGCAGATCATGAGGAGTGAGTTTGCCTCCCTGCAGAACCAGGTGGTTCTTCTTAAACAGAAGCAGATCCTCCTCCTTGACACGCTTCGACAGTTAGAG ACAGAAAAGGTTGACTTGGAGAATACACTTATCGACGAGAACCACAAAAGATCAAGAGAATGTGAATCCACTTCTGTTCCAGAGAATGGGAAATTTAGTG GTGCTTGTTCTCCCGAAGTAAGTCCAAGTGAATCTGATTATGATAATGGAAGGCATGATCCTGTTGAAGAGGAGATTGATGAAGAAGATAATACTTTTTTTGATACAAAAGATTTTCTTTCATCAAGTTCTTTCAAAAGCAGTCGATCTGACTTTCCAAAATTTCAGATTGACTCTGATGATGACAGTGGTAGTTCTGTTGATGGTACCGACTCTTCAATGAAGTCCGTGAGAACAAAGTACACATATGTTAGAAGGCGCAAAAAATTACCTGATCCagttgaaaaagaaaaaggagtgagTCTCTGGTCAATGATTAAGGACAACATCGGGAAGGATCTCACAAAAGTTTGTCTTCCTGTTTATTTTAATGAACCACTTTCATCTTTGCAAAAATGTTTTGAAGATCTGGAATATTCTTACCTTATTGACCAAGCATATGAATGTGGCAAAAAG GGTGATGGACTTATGAGAATCCTTAATGTTGCTGCATTTGCTGTTTCTGGATATGCTTCGACTGAGGGCAGAAGCTGCAAACCTTTTAATCCACTTTTGGGGGAGACATATGAGGCTGAGTATCCTGAAAAAGGTCTAAAGTTTTTTGCAGAAAAG GTCAGTCATCATCCCATGATTGTTGCATGTCACTGTGAAGGTAATGGATGGAAGTTCTGGGGAGATAGCAATTTGAGAAGCAAGTTTTGGGGACGTTCAATTCAGCTTGACCCTGTTGGTATTCTTTCTGTTGAGTTTGATGATGGTGAAGTTTTTCAATGGAACAAG GTGACGACTTCCATTTATAACCTTATATTGGGAAAACTTTATTGTGACCATTATGGTACTATGCGTATACAAGGTAATGGTGAATATTCATGCAAGCTAAAGTTCAAGGAGCAGTCCATAATAGACCGCAACCCTCATCAG GTCCAAGGTGTAGTTCTGGATCGCAGTGGGAAAACTGTTGCAACCCTAATTGGAAAATGGGATGACAGCATGCATTACATGGTCGGAGATGTCTCTGGAAAGGGCAACCGAGCTGAATCATTTTCTGAAGCCCAATTACTGTGGAAGCGTAGTAAACCATCCAAGCATCCTACCCGTTACAACCTTACTCGCTTTGCCATTACGCTGAATGAATTAACCCCTGGATTAAAG GAAAAGTTGCCACCCACTGACTCAAGGCTTCGACCTGACCAGAGGTGCTTGGAGAACGGGGAGTATGAAATAGCAAACTCCGAGAAGTTGAGACTGGAACAAAGGCAACGACAG GCAAGAAAGATGCAGGAAACAGGTTGGAAACCTCGGTGGTTTGCTAAGGACAAAGCCAGCGGCACATACCGTTACCTTGGTGGTTACTGGGAGACGAGGGGAAAAGGTTCGTGGGATGGGTGTCCCGATATCTTTGGCCAAATCCCCAGCAATCACTTGATCGAGTGA
- the LOC135599140 gene encoding oxysterol-binding protein-related protein 1C-like isoform X2: protein MAPSPPPAAAIREGHHHHHHHNGCRWPSLPLGASASDNGRPRRRRLLILPPSEPSSPCCSSARDSRFRGDLRLNDIVRNGVSGVLHKWVNYGRGWRLRWFVLQDGVLSYYKIHGPDRIELAPDDELSSKVIGEESFRRISRRKKGHPHLPRRPVGEIHLKVSSIRESRSDERRFSIFSGTKRLHLRADTRENRLVWVEALQAVKDMFPRISNSELMAPMDNVIVSTEKLRQRLLEEGLSEAAIQDSEQIMRSEFASLQNQVVLLKQKQILLLDTLRQLETEKVDLENTLIDENHKRSRECESTSVPENGKFSGACSPEVSPSESDYDNGRHDPVEEEIDEEDNTFFDTKDFLSSSSFKSSRSDFPKFQIDSDDDSGSSVDGTDSSMKSVRTKYTYVRRRKKLPDPVEKEKGVSLWSMIKDNIGKDLTKVCLPVYFNEPLSSLQKCFEDLEYSYLIDQAYECGKKGDGLMRILNVAAFAVSGYASTEGRSCKPFNPLLGETYEAEYPEKGLKFFAEKVSHHPMIVACHCEGNGWKFWGDSNLRSKFWGRSIQLDPVGILSVEFDDGEVFQWNKVTTSIYNLILGKLYCDHYGTMRIQGNGEYSCKLKFKEQSIIDRNPHQPL, encoded by the exons ATGGCTCCTTCCCCTCCGCCTGCGGCCGCCATTCGTGAAGggcaccaccatcaccaccaccacaacgGATGCCGATGGCCCTCGTTGCCCCTTGGCGCGTCCGCCAGCGACAACGGGCGCCCACGCCGACGCCGCCTTCTCATCCTCCCGCCGTCCGAACCGTCGTCCCCTTGCTGCTCCTCCGCCCGCGATTCCCGCTTCCGCGGCGACCTTCGGCTCAATGACATCGTCCGGAACGGCGTCTCCGGCGTCCTCCACAAGTGGGTCAACTACGGAAGGGGGTGGCGCCTCCGGTGGTTCGTCCTCCAGGACGGCGTCCTGTCCTACTACAAGATCCATGGCCCCGACCGCATCGAGCTCGCGCCGGATGACGAATTGTCCTCCAAGGTCATAGGCGAGGAGTCCTTCCGTCGGATCTCGCGCCGGAAGAAGGGCCATCCCCATCTCCCTCGCAGGCCCGTCGGCGAAATCCACCTGAAG GTCTCATCGATTAGGGAGAGTCGATCGGACGAGAGAAGGTTCTCCATCTTTTCAGGTACGAAGAGGCTTCATTTGAGGGCGGATACGAGGGAGAACCGGCTGGTGTGGGTGGAGGCGCTGCAGGCGGTGAAGGATATGTTCCCTAGGATCTCCAACAGCGAGCTGATGGCGCCGATGGATAATGTGATTGTCTCCACGGAAAAGCTGAGGCAGAGGCTGCTGGAGGAGGGGTTGAGTGAGGCTGCGATACAGGACAGCGAGCAGATCATGAGGAGTGAGTTTGCCTCCCTGCAGAACCAGGTGGTTCTTCTTAAACAGAAGCAGATCCTCCTCCTTGACACGCTTCGACAGTTAGAG ACAGAAAAGGTTGACTTGGAGAATACACTTATCGACGAGAACCACAAAAGATCAAGAGAATGTGAATCCACTTCTGTTCCAGAGAATGGGAAATTTAGTG GTGCTTGTTCTCCCGAAGTAAGTCCAAGTGAATCTGATTATGATAATGGAAGGCATGATCCTGTTGAAGAGGAGATTGATGAAGAAGATAATACTTTTTTTGATACAAAAGATTTTCTTTCATCAAGTTCTTTCAAAAGCAGTCGATCTGACTTTCCAAAATTTCAGATTGACTCTGATGATGACAGTGGTAGTTCTGTTGATGGTACCGACTCTTCAATGAAGTCCGTGAGAACAAAGTACACATATGTTAGAAGGCGCAAAAAATTACCTGATCCagttgaaaaagaaaaaggagtgagTCTCTGGTCAATGATTAAGGACAACATCGGGAAGGATCTCACAAAAGTTTGTCTTCCTGTTTATTTTAATGAACCACTTTCATCTTTGCAAAAATGTTTTGAAGATCTGGAATATTCTTACCTTATTGACCAAGCATATGAATGTGGCAAAAAG GGTGATGGACTTATGAGAATCCTTAATGTTGCTGCATTTGCTGTTTCTGGATATGCTTCGACTGAGGGCAGAAGCTGCAAACCTTTTAATCCACTTTTGGGGGAGACATATGAGGCTGAGTATCCTGAAAAAGGTCTAAAGTTTTTTGCAGAAAAG GTCAGTCATCATCCCATGATTGTTGCATGTCACTGTGAAGGTAATGGATGGAAGTTCTGGGGAGATAGCAATTTGAGAAGCAAGTTTTGGGGACGTTCAATTCAGCTTGACCCTGTTGGTATTCTTTCTGTTGAGTTTGATGATGGTGAAGTTTTTCAATGGAACAAG GTGACGACTTCCATTTATAACCTTATATTGGGAAAACTTTATTGTGACCATTATGGTACTATGCGTATACAAGGTAATGGTGAATATTCATGCAAGCTAAAGTTCAAGGAGCAGTCCATAATAGACCGCAACCCTCATCAG CCTTTGTAG